The genomic window CCATCTTTTACAAGCTCCCATGCAGCCGTCAACCCTGCCGGACCGCCACCAATAATCACTACAGATTGTTTCTGGGATTGTGTATCAGTCAATTTTCCTCCATACCTAAAAGACGCTTTATAAAGTCAAAATCGCAAAATTGCAAGCACGTATCTATATTAAAATCTAAACATAAGCTTTACTAGCATACTCTTATCATGCGATAGATTCTGGAATATCGATATCTGTTTTCTGCACTTCTTCCACATTTACGTCTTTAAACGTAACAATACGAACGTTTTTCACAAACCGCGAAGGGCGGTAAACGTCCCACACCCAAGCGTCTGTTAATTGCACGTCAAAATACACATCTTGGCCTGCAGAACGCACGTTAAAATCCACCTTGTTTGCCAAATAGAATCGTCGCTCAGTTTCTACAACGTACGTAAAAAGCTTAATAACGTCACGATACTCCTTGTACAACGCAAGCTCGGCGTCAGTTTCGTAATTGTCGAGATCTTCAGCGCTCATCGCTTCCCTTCCGCATTATTGCCATTAGTGTTACGCTTACGACCGCGTCCTATAATACGCCACCATGCGCGTTTAGAAGAATCTTCTTTGACTGTAGCCGCATTATACGGCCACGATTCGTCGGAATTATCTTTGCTAACAGGTATTGCAATTGAATGCTCATGCGCACTTAGCGCTTCACAAACACCAGGATTATCTTCAATAACGTGCAGACCAAAAGCGTCTAAAGAACGAATGGCATCATATTCATCTACGAGAGTGTCCATAACAACAAAATCTTGATATTTTTGATTTTGTGAATCCCACAAAGCATCTCTAGCTGTTCCAGTTTTTACAAAACCAAGAGACTGATAAACAGAAAGAGAACGCGTATTCGCTGCTGGAACACCAACCCAAATCCTATGCAATGCTAAACCAACTGTGTCTGGAGCAAAACCATACGTCATAACTCTAGGCATTGCATCTCTAGAATACC from Gardnerella vaginalis ATCC 14018 = JCM 11026 includes these protein-coding regions:
- a CDS encoding DUF2469 domain-containing protein, which codes for MSAEDLDNYETDAELALYKEYRDVIKLFTYVVETERRFYLANKVDFNVRSAGQDVYFDVQLTDAWVWDVYRPSRFVKNVRIVTFKDVNVEEVQKTDIDIPESIA
- a CDS encoding GNAT family N-acetyltransferase, translated to MQEVNADSTNSRELPESIVIPSIRGEMARLRQATIEDLARMDSLHAFDGAAVITGKDSQSERAMVHAWVERSVQWSLGNNDKSMSDYAGVIGDAQSRPTIAWSIVPDLIDDAKNTNGDIIGMIFLIDIDGWSKSARIQVILGRDYRGRGYSRDAMPRVMTYGFAPDTVGLALHRIWVGVPAANTRSLSVYQSLGFVKTGTARDALWDSQNQKYQDFVVMDTLVDEYDAIRSLDAFGLHVIEDNPGVCEALSAHEHSIAIPVSKDNSDESWPYNAATVKEDSSKRAWWRIIGRGRKRNTNGNNAEGKR